TACAATATGAGAACTTTGCTCGATGTCCTCAACACGAAGAGGATTGCCAGGCGGTAATACTTTTATTTTTTCTGCATTTATCTTTTCTTTTAAAACATTTTTATCCATTTGTGATTGGATTGTTGCCATCTTAAAATGAAGCTTTTTCTCATTTGCAATTTCGAGAACAATATCTACACACCATTGTAAGTGTGGTTCAGCGCCAGCTCCACCTGCTGTGCCGACGATGACAGGAATGTTTCTCTTTATCCCAGCCTCTAACATAAACGCTAAATCACGCTTGACTGCTGTGCGATCAGTAAATGACTGACCCGATCCAAGATAATAAGGGCCAGGGTCTATTGATCCTGCATCGACCGCAATCACGTGTGGGTTTTTTTCCAACCCAGCTTCAAATGATGAAGCTGGGAAACCGTAACCTAATATCGCCGTTGGTGATAATACTCTCATTTCATTCATTACGAGCACCTCCGTCTTGAATTTAATTATAAAGTCATAAGAATTTTATTTATAAGAAAACTACAAAAGTAAAGGGACAATTAATCCTGCAATTAATAGAATTAACGCACCACCTAAGCGTGATGAAATCTGCGCCAGAGGCATAAGCTCCATTCTTTTGGCCGCAGATAATACCGCGACATCACCAGTGCCTCCCATATTAGCCATACACAACCCTGCTGTGATCGAAGCTTCAATAGGATAAAATCCTACTAATCTCCCAATGGCTCCTGCTCCAATAATGGCACCAACAATAACCGCAGCTACAATCAGGATATATTGCAGTGTTAAAGCATTTAAGACTGCACTAAAATCGGTGTATGTGACTCCGACTCCTACTAGCAAAGGAAACGTCCAATTCTTAACGACAAATTGATACCATTGGCTTGCGGAGTCTTCTACGATTTGCGGGAGGAATCCAAATATTTTGGCAACCGCTACGGAGATGATCATTAACGCATATGCATGCAGAGGGATAAAGCCACTCAAGATTTGGCCAACAACGAAAAAGGCTACTGCCGCAAATAATCCCGCTCCCATCATTTTTATGTCATATTTTTTGGAACAGGCTGTTCATAATTAAAATCTTTCATTAACTGACCATTACCAGTTAAGCTCGGTCGTTTTTTCCCTAAGAGAT
The Litoribacterium kuwaitense DNA segment above includes these coding regions:
- a CDS encoding 2-hydroxycarboxylate transporter family protein; amino-acid sequence: MGAGLFAAVAFFVVGQILSGFIPLHAYALMIISVAVAKIFGFLPQIVEDSASQWYQFVVKNWTFPLLVGVGVTYTDFSAVLNALTLQYILIVAAVIVGAIIGAGAIGRLVGFYPIEASITAGLCMANMGGTGDVAVLSAAKRMELMPLAQISSRLGGALILLIAGLIVPLLL